A portion of the Candidatus Bathyarchaeia archaeon genome contains these proteins:
- the radA gene encoding DNA repair and recombination protein RadA produces the protein MSIEEEESLTKQRYESLEDLPGVGPSTAQKLRELGFHTIEALAMATVRELEPAGISEKKAQAIINAARASMGISFIRADELLRMRQNVLRLTTGSKALDRLLDGGLETQTITEFYGEYGSGKSQICHQLCVNVQLPPERGGLNGAALYIDTENTFRTERIVQMAKHLGLDPDRVVKNIIYAEAYTSDHQMFLLENADKVIKENNVKLIIIDSLTAHFRSEYLGREMLALRQQKLNKHMHKLIRLARAFNAVAVVTNQVMAKPDVFFGDAIHPVGGHIVGHTSHTRIYLRKTAHGPIRIARLVSSPYLPEGEEVFKITENGIEDVTEEDRAKASGR, from the coding sequence ATGTCCATAGAGGAGGAAGAGAGCCTAACAAAACAGCGATATGAAAGCCTTGAAGACCTTCCAGGCGTGGGTCCATCCACAGCCCAAAAGCTTAGAGAACTGGGGTTCCATACAATTGAAGCCCTCGCCATGGCCACTGTTCGAGAGCTGGAGCCAGCCGGCATAAGCGAGAAAAAGGCTCAAGCCATAATTAACGCCGCCCGCGCTTCAATGGGCATATCGTTTATCCGTGCAGATGAACTTTTAAGGATGAGGCAGAACGTTTTAAGGCTTACAACTGGGAGCAAAGCCCTGGACAGGCTTTTAGATGGAGGTTTGGAAACCCAAACCATAACGGAGTTTTATGGCGAATATGGAAGCGGAAAAAGCCAAATATGCCACCAGCTCTGTGTAAACGTGCAGCTCCCACCTGAAAGGGGAGGCCTCAACGGCGCCGCTCTCTACATAGACACGGAAAACACCTTTAGAACCGAACGTATAGTGCAGATGGCGAAGCATCTCGGCCTCGACCCGGACAGGGTCGTGAAGAACATTATTTATGCCGAAGCCTACACATCGGACCACCAAATGTTCCTTTTGGAGAACGCTGACAAAGTAATCAAGGAGAACAACGTCAAACTAATAATAATTGACTCCCTGACGGCACACTTTAGAAGCGAATACCTTGGAAGGGAAATGCTTGCCCTCAGACAGCAAAAACTGAACAAGCACATGCACAAACTCATACGACTGGCAAGGGCCTTTAACGCCGTAGCCGTCGTAACGAATCAGGTGATGGCAAAGCCCGACGTCTTCTTCGGAGACGCCATTCACCCTGTTGGAGGGCACATAGTAGGCCACACAAGCCACACACGCATATACCTCAGAAAAACAGCCCACGGCCCAATCAGAATAGCTAGACTGGTTTCAAGTCCCTACTTGCCAGAGGGCGAGGAAGTATTCAAAATCACGGAGAACGGTATAGAAGACGTCACTGAAGAGGATAGGGCCAAGGCGAGTGGACGCTGA
- a CDS encoding metallophosphoesterase family protein, with protein sequence MHISDLHCGPKFKEEALLEAIDEINDLGPDAVVVTGDLTEDGLINEFREAKRYLSLIKCRHLIVGSGNHDARTTGYLLFPKFFGNPSSFTMMDNVAIIMLNSSRPDRDDGEIGYNQGLWMRSQLENCREAFKIVALHHHLIPVPDTGMERNIVSDAGDLLWTLMRYGVNLVLCGHRHRPWTWTLGNLTVIHAGTVSTDRLRGFYQNTYNIIQIDGEKVSASLKVVGGQECILDQGSIEAVSSLI encoded by the coding sequence GTGCATATTTCGGATCTCCACTGTGGTCCAAAGTTTAAGGAGGAAGCCCTCTTAGAGGCTATTGACGAAATAAACGATTTAGGACCGGACGCTGTGGTTGTGACTGGTGACTTGACAGAGGACGGATTAATAAACGAGTTTAGAGAGGCGAAACGCTATTTGTCGCTCATAAAGTGTAGGCATTTAATAGTTGGAAGTGGAAACCATGATGCTAGGACAACTGGATATCTTCTGTTCCCAAAGTTTTTCGGCAACCCCTCATCCTTCACCATGATGGACAACGTGGCAATTATAATGTTGAACTCGTCGAGACCGGACAGGGATGACGGTGAAATAGGCTATAATCAGGGTTTATGGATGAGGAGTCAGCTTGAAAACTGCAGGGAAGCCTTTAAGATAGTGGCTTTGCATCACCACTTGATTCCGGTGCCGGACACGGGCATGGAGCGAAACATAGTCTCCGATGCAGGGGACCTCCTCTGGACGCTGATGAGATATGGCGTTAACCTTGTCCTGTGCGGGCACCGCCATAGACCATGGACGTGGACCCTTGGCAACCTCACAGTGATCCACGCTGGAACCGTTTCAACGGATAGACTGCGAGGCTTCTATCAAAACACCTACAACATCATACAAATTGATGGAGAAAAAGTTTCGGCAAGCTTAAAGGTTGTAGGCGGGCAGGAATGCATCCTAGATCAAGGCTCCATAGAGGCTGTTAGCTCCCTAATCTAG